A single genomic interval of Dromiciops gliroides isolate mDroGli1 chromosome 1, mDroGli1.pri, whole genome shotgun sequence harbors:
- the LOC122735577 gene encoding mucin-17-like isoform X20, whose translation MEKLLQLVEGMHIEEMSSHQTLQPEPPRAQKRPLSPQAGLSSPKRKVVPRLEEKEPETVQGIDESKKEEKKKDIAGAGIERGASQAHSIRWPVESKNKYVHISLGDQDESPEFSQTGLALTETKLAATEMLSNTGDGATSSLSTRCSETKSVSAEIMHELSDDFSESEDSDTESLSSQCSDKRLTFIDIKSMATEILGESVETDKRAVSTKSELAGKGMLSESVAPDTGSSDSKCSDSKLAPPEGKATAKSVMPDHGSPDTNLLSSEPSETSTISLEDKAVPTKMLSEKVTPTTSGLSSQRSETRHDSPERKAVVSEVSESVSAAPSVSSDDGSETRCVSPERKPLVTEMSQTVSSDPSVSSESCESKCTSLESQSVATGKLSEAVAPDPSASSAEGLKTKRPSHKSKPVVTGELTESISPTSSILGSEESETRSVSPESKPLVSGRLSETVSPASSILASEDSETRGASPESKAIVGKMLSETLPRAPNVLTPECSEARCTSSESKPVVGELLSEKVSLPPVVLSSKCLETECAPAESKPVVSRTCSGTVSPVPKVLSTECSEARCLSSETKPVVTGMVSETRSLAPDVSCGECSDSVDIKPVVARIIPERLSPPISISSTEYSDAGYTSPERKPVVTGVAPGRLSPPISISSTEYSEASCASPEESKPIVSGLFPEVLSPAISISSEFSEGAYFCTDRKPIVAGTFSERLSLDTCASVSECSETSGTSPERKPIVAERVAARMSPAPIVLSSECSETSYASPERKPLVAGRYVERLSPSTSALYTEFSESSRFFSETRPAAAGEYSGRLSPDTGSFSSESSEASGASPERKPVIGRVYPGRLSPPISISSTEYSDPGGASPERKPIVSGLFSRRLSSPISISSTEYSDMGGASPERKPVISELLSERVRPVQTVLSSVCSDDRCISPETKPVVSGIFSGTLFSATSILASEGSESRCTSPENKPTVSGLFSETGSLPPDVLSTSCLDARCVSPGSKPVEGTMFSETLFSGTSILASEGSESRSISPENKPTVSGMFSETLFSGPSILASEGSGTRCTSPENKPVVTGMFSETLSPPPNIFSSESLDTRCISPENKPVVTGMFSETLSPPINIFSSESSDTRCVSPESKPVVTGLLSGRLSPPISISSTEYSDTECASPERKPVVGEMLSERLSPPISISSTEYSDTECASPERKPIVTGLFSERLPPTSSILPSLCSEIKFASIQNKPSVSGLFPEGLSPSTSFFTSQYSDTRCTSPDSKPVMARLFPQATSLLPSRYFETSDDSSESKAAETGRLSPCTSLFSSQSSETRFSSTERLPPISSLLPELVDPTTFILAAQCPGLRFASSENNPEGSAPSPEGLSPATGFVYPPSSETRAASSENNPEVSEVFSERLSPTTGIVSSLCFEKILASTGSKPVVSRMFSESMFPATGFLYPPESDPAVSGIFSERLSPATGITFRPCSETGAALTDSNSAGTGVFSGSLSPTGGITFPPCSETEAALTDSNSAGTGVFSGSLSPTAECLSPSTGITFPPCSETGAALTDSNPVGTGVVSEKPSPTAGITFPPCSEKGAALTDSNSAGTGVFSGSLSPTAECVSPSTGITFPPCSETGAALTDSGPVGTGVVSEKPSPTAGISFPPCLETGADSTGSDTTGIGMLSKSLSPTAESVSPSTDISFPPCLETGADLTGSDTTGIGMLSKSLSPTADISFPPCLETGADLTGSDTTGIRMLSKSLSPTADISFPPCLETGADLTGSDTTGIGMLSKSLSPTAGISFPPCLETGADLTGSDTTGIGMLSKSLSPTADISFPPCLETGADSTGSDTTGIGMLSKSLSPTADISFPPCLETGADSTGSDTTGIGMLSKSLSPTADISFPPCLETGADLTGSDTTGIGMLSKSLSPTADISFPPCLETGADSTGSDTTGIGMLSKSLSPTADISFPPCLETGADLAGSDTTGIGMLSERLSPIADISFPPCLETGADLAGSDTTGIGMLSDRLSPTADISFPPCLETGADLTGSDTTGIGMLSERLSPTADEAAMRTALPDDN comes from the exons AAACTCCTCCAGCTGGTAGAAGGCATGCATATAGAGGAGATGTCTTCCCACCAGACGCTCCAGCCGGAGCCCCCCAGAGCTCAGAAGCGTCCCCTCTCACCACAGGctggcctgagctctcccaaaagGAAAGTTGTCCCTAGGTTGGAGGAGAAGGAGCCTGAGACTGTGCAAGGTATAGATGAGagtaagaaagaggagaaaaagaaagatattgcaggCGCTGGAATAGAGCGGGGAGCCTCACAAGCTCACTCTATCAGATGGCCGgtagaaagcaaaaataaatatgtgCACATCAGTTTGGGTGACCAAGATGAGAGCCCTGAGTTTTCTCAAACAGGATTAGCTTTAACAGAGACCAAGCTTGCGGCAACTGAAATGTTATCAAATACTGGGGATGGTGCTACAAGTAGCTTGTCTACTCGGTGTTCGGAAACAAAATCTGTTTCCGCAGAGATCATGCATGAATTAAGTGATGACTTTTCAGAGAGTGAGGATTCTGACACAGAGAGCTTGTCGTCTCAGTGTTCTGACAAAAGGCTTACTTTCATAGACATCAAGTCTATGGCAACTGAAATATTAGGAGAAAGTGTGGAGACTGATAAGAGGGCTGTTTCTACAAAAAGTGAGCTTGCCGGAAAGGGAATGTTGTCAGAGAGCGTGGCTCCTGACACAGGTAGCTCGGATTCTAAGTGTTCTGATTCGAAATTGGCTCCCCCCGAGGGAAAGGCTACGGCAAAGAGTGTAATGCCAGACCATGGGTCTCCTGATACAAATCTCTTGTCCTCTGAGCCTTCGGAAACTAGTACTATTTCCCTAGAGGACAAGGCTGTGCCAACCAAAATGTTATCAGAAAAGGTAACCCCCACCACAAGTGGTTTGTCTTCCCAGCGTTCAGAAACTAGGCATGATTCCCCCGAGAGAAAGGCTGTAGTATCTGAAGTGTCAGAGAGTGTGTCTGCAGCCCCCAGTGTGTCGTCTGATGACGGCTCGGAAACTAGATGTGTTTCCCCTGAGAGGAAGCCTCTAGTAACCGAAATGTCACAGACAGTGTCTTCTGACCCTAGTGTTTCGTCTGAGTCTTGTGAAAGTAAATGTACTTCCTTAGAAAGTCAATCTGTGGCAACAGGAAAGTTATCAGAGGCAGTGGCTCCTGACCCAAGTGCCTCATCTGCTGAGGGTCTGAAGACTAAACGTCCTTCCCATAAGAGCAAGCCTGTAGTAACTGGCGAGCTCACAGAGTCAATATCTCCAACCTCAAGTATCTTGGGCTCAGAGGAATCGGAGACTAGAAGTGTCTCCCCTGAGAGCAAACCCTTAGTAAGTGGAAGGCTCTCAGAGACAGTGTCTCCAGCCTCAAGCATCTTGGCCTCTGAGGATTCAGAGACAAGAGGTGCCTCCCCTGAGAGCAAGGCTATAGTAGGCAAAATGCTCTCAGAGACCTTGCCTAGAGCCCCAAATGTTTTGACTCCTGAATGTTCTGAGGCTAGATGCACTTCCTCTGAGAGCAAGCCAGTAGTAGGTGAATTGCTCTCAGAGAAAGTGTCTCTACCCCCAGTTGTCCTGTCTTCAAAATGTTTGGAGACTGAGTGTGCACCGGCAGAAAGCAAACCTGTTGTTAGTAGAACGTGCTCGGGGACAGTGTCacctgtcccaaaagtcttgtcTACTGAATGTTCTGAGGCTagatgcctttcctctgagaccaAGCCAGTAGTAACTGGAATGGTCTCAGAGACTAGGTCTCTAGCCCCAGATGTCTCGTGTGGTGAATGTTCGGATTCCGTAGACATCAAACCAGTAGTAGCTAGAATTATACCGGAAAGACTTTCACCACCCATAAGCATTTCATCCACAGAATATTCTGATGCTGGATATACTTCCCCAGAGAGGAAGCCAGTAGTAACTGGTGTGGCCCCTGGGAGACTATCTCCACCTATAAGCATTTCATCAACTGAATATTCGGAGGCAAGCTGTGCTTCCCCCGAGGAGAGCAAGCCCATAGTATCTGGCTTGTTCCCAGAAGTACTATCTCCAGCTATAAGTATCTCCTCCGAGTTTTCGGAGGGTGCCTATTTTTGCACAGATAGAAAGCCCATAGTAGCGGGCACGTTTTCAGAAAGACTGTCTCTGGACACTTGTGCCTCAGTCTCTGAATGTTCAGAGACTAGCGGTACTTCCCCAGAGAGGAAGCCCATAGTAGCAGAACGTGTAGCAGCAAGAATGTCACCAGCTCCAATTGTCTTGTCCTCTGAGTGTTCAGAGACAAGCTATGCTTCCCCAGAAAGGAAGCCATTAGTAGCTGGAAGGTACGTAGAAAGACTATCACCGTCCACAAGTGCCTTATACACGGAGTTTTCTGAGAGCAGCAGGTTTTTCTCAGAGACCAGACCTGCAGCAGCCGGAGAGTACTCAGGAAGGCTGTCTCCAGACACTGGTAGCTTTTCTTCAGAAAGTTCGGAGGCCAGCGGTGCTTCCCCGGAAAGGAAGCCTGTCATAGGGAGAGTGTACCCAGGGAGATTGTCACCGCCTATCAGCATCTCATCCACAGAATATTCCGATCCTGGAGGTGCTTCCCCTGAAAGGAAGCCTATAGTAAGTGGGCTGTTCTCAAGGAGACTGTCTTCTCCCATCAGCATTTCATCTACCGAATATTCTGATATGGGAGGTGCATCTCCTGAAAGGAAGCCTGTCATAAGTGAACTGTTGTCAGAAAGAGTTCGTCCAGTCCAAACTGTTTTGTCCAGTGTATGTTCTGATGATAGATGTATCTCCCCTGAAACTAAACCCGTTGTAAGTGGAATATTTTCAGGGACCCTGTTTTCAGCTACCAGCATCTTGGCCTCTGAGGGTTCAGAGTCTAGATGCACTTCCCCTGAGAACAAGCCCACAGTAAGTGGATTGTTCTCAGAGACAGGGTCTCTACCCCCGGATGTGTTGTCTACTTCGTGTTTAGATGCTAGATGTGTGTCTCCTGGAAGTAAACCCGTAGAAGGTACCATGTTTTCTGAAACCCTTTTTTCAGGGACAAGCATCTTGGCCTCCGAGGGTTCAGAATCTAGAAGTATTTCTCCAGAGAACAAGCCCACAGTTAGTGGGATGTTCTCAGAAACCCTCTTTTCAGGCCCAAGCATCTTGGCCTCTGAGGGTTCAGGGACCAGGTGCACGTCCCCAGAGAACAAACCAGTAGTAACTGGGATGTTCTCAGagaccctctccccacccccaaacatctTCTCCTCCGAAAGCTTGGACACTCGCTGCATTTCACCCGAGAACAAACCAGTTGTAACTGGGATGTTCTCAGAGACATTATCACCACCTATAAAcatcttttcttcagagagctcgGACACTAGGTGCGTTTCTCCAGAGAGCAAGCCAGTAGTAACTGGCTTGCTCTCAGGGAGACTCTCACCACCCATTAGCATTTCATCTACCGAATATTCTGACACTGAATGTGCTTCCCCTGAGAGGAAGCCGGTAGTAGGTGAAATGCTATCAGAGAGACTCTCACCACCCATTAGCATTTCATCCACCGAATATTCTGACACCGAATGTGCTTCCCCAGAAAGGAAGCCCATAGTGACTGGACTTTTTTCAGAAAGACTGCCTCCAACTTCAAGCATTCTCCCCTCCTTGTGTTCCGAAATAAAATTTGCTTCAATACAAAACAAGCCTTCAGTATCTGGACTATTTCCTGAAGGCTTGTCTCCATCTACAAGTTTCTTTACCTCTCAATATTCTGATACAAGATGTACCTCTCCTGACAGCAAACCTGTAATGGCCAGACTGTTTCCACAGGCCACGAGTCTCTTGCCTTCTCGGTATTTTGAGACCTCAGATGACTCTTCAGAAAGCAAGGCTGCAGAGACTGGAAGACTATCTCCATGCACAAGTCTCTTTTCTTCTCAGAGTTCTGAGACAAGATTTTCTTCTACTGAGAGGCTGCCTCCTATATCTAGCCTGTTACCAGAGCTTGTGGATCCTACCACATTTATCCTGGCTGCTCAGTGTCCTGGCTTAAGGTTTGCCTCATCAGAGAACAATCCTGAAGGATCTGCACCATCCCCAGAAGGGCTCTCCCCTGCGACAGGTTTTGTGTACCCTCCATCTTCTGAGACAAGAGCTGCTTCATCAGAGAACAATCCTGAAGTCTCTGAAGTGTTCTCAGAAAGATTGTCTCCGACAACAGGTATTGTGTCCTCTCTATGTTTTGAAAAAATACTTGCTTCCACAGGGAGCAAGCCTGTAGTATCCAGAATGTTCTCAGAGAGTATGTTTCCTGCCACAGGTTTCCTGTATCCTCCAGAAAGTGATCCTGCAGTATCTGGCATTTTCTCAGAAAGACTGTCTCCAGCAACAG GCATCACATTCCGTCCATGTTCAGAGACAGGAGCTGCTTTGACAGACAGCAATTCTGCAGGAACTGGAGTGTTTTCAGGGAGCCTGTCTCCTACAGGAG GTATCACATTCCCTCCATGTTCAGAGACAGAAGCTGCTTTGACAGACAGCAATTCTGCAGGAACTGGAGTGTTTTCAGGGAGCCTGTCTCCTACAGCAG AGTGTTTGTCTCCTTCCACAGGTATCACATTCCCTCCATGTTCAGAGACAGGAGCTGCTTTGACAGACAGCAATCCTGTAGGAACTGGAGTAGTGTCAGAAAAACCATCTCCTACAGCAG GTATCACATTCCCTCCATGTTCAGAGAAAGGAGCTGCTTTGACAGACAGCAATTCTGCAGGAACTGGAGTGTTTTCAGGGAGCCTGTCTCCTACAGCAG AGTGTGTGTCTCCTTCCACAGGTATCACATTCCCTCCATGTTCAGAGACAGGAGCTGCTTTGACAGACAGCGGTCCTGTAGGAACTGGAGTAGTGTCAGAAAAACCATCTCCTACAGCGG GTATCTCATTCCCTCCATGTTTGGAGACAGGTGCTGATTCAACAGGAAGTGATACCACAGGAATTGGAATGCTGTCAAAGAGTCTATCTCCTACAGCAG AGAGTGTGTCTCCTTCCACAGATATCTCATTCCCTCCATGTTTGGAGACAGGTGCTGATTTAACAGGAAGTGATACCACAGGAATTGGAATGCTGTCAAAGAGTCTATCTCCTACAGCAG ATATCTCATTCCCTCCATGTTTGGAGACAGGTGCTGATTTAACAGGAAGTGATACCACAGGAATTAGAATGCTGTCAAAGAGTCTATCTCCTACAGCAG ATATCTCATTCCCTCCATGTTTGGAGACAGGTGCTGATTTAACAGGAAGTGATACCACAGGAATTGGAATGCTGTCAAAGAGTCTATCTCCTACAGCGG GTATCTCATTCCCTCCATGTTTGGAGACAGGTGCTGATTTAACAGGAAGTGATACCACAGGAATTGGAATGCTGTCAAAGAGTCTATCTCCTACAGCAG ATATCTCATTCCCTCCATGTTTGGAGACAGGTGCTGATTCAACAGGAAGTGATACCACAGGAATTGGAATGCTGTCAAAGAGTCTATCTCCTACAGCAG ATATCTCATTCCCTCCATGTTTGGAGACAGGTGCTGATTCAACAGGAAGTGATACCACAGGAATTGGAATGCTGTCAAAGAGTCTATCTCCTACAGCAG ATATCTCATTCCCTCCATGTTTGGAGACAGGTGCTGATTTAACAGGAAGTGATACCACAGGAATTGGAATGCTGTCAAAGAGTCTATCTCCTACAGCAG ATATCTCATTCCCTCCATGTTTGGAGACAGGTGCTGATTCAACAGGAAGTGATACCACAGGAATTGGAATGCTGTCAAAGAGTCTATCTCCTACAGCAG ATATCTCATTCCCTCCATGTTTGGAGACAGGTGCTGATTTAGCAGGAAGTGATACCACAGGAATTGGAATGCTTTCAGAGAGACTGTCTCCTATAGCAG ATATCTCATTCCCTCCATGTTTGGAGACAGGTGCTGATTTAGCAGGAAGTGATACCACAGGAATTGGAATGCTGTCAGACAGACTATCTCCTACAGCAG ATATCTCATTCCCTCCATGTTTGGAGACAGGTGCTGATTTAACAGGAAGTGATACCACAGGAATTGGAATGCTTTCAGAGAGACTGTCTCCTACAGCAG ATGAAGCAGCAATGCGGACAGCGCTACCTGACGATAATTAA